One window from the genome of uncultured Tateyamaria sp. encodes:
- the trpE gene encoding anthranilate synthase component I — protein sequence MALVPDFDSFAAAYAAGQNQVVYTRLAADLDTPVSLMLKLTGAQKDAFVLESVTGGEVRGRYSIIGMKPDLIWRCDGETSQINRMARYDADAFEPLAGNPLDALRNLIEESRVALPDDMPQAAAGLFGYLGYDMIRLVERLPDVNPDPLGLPDALMLRPSVVAVLDGVKGEVTVVSPVWVSDGQSARAAYAQAAERVMDAVRDLERAMPVETRDLGEASEPSEPVSNFTKDAYKAAVEKARDYIKAGDIFQVVPAQRWTQDFREPPFALYRSLRRTNPSPFMFYFNFGGFQVVGASPEILVRVFGKEVTIRPIAGTRPRGDTPEQDNALEADLLADKKELAEHLMLLDLGRNDVGRVARIGTVRPTEEFIVERYSHVMHIVSNVVGELAEGKDALDAFFAGMPAGTVSGAPKVRAMEIIDELEPEKRGIYGGGVGYFSAGGDMDMCIALRTAVVQDQKLYIQAGGGVVYDSDPEAEFMETVHKSGAIRRAAADAARFGGGNR from the coding sequence ATGGCGCTGGTTCCCGATTTCGACAGTTTCGCTGCCGCCTATGCGGCAGGTCAAAACCAGGTGGTCTATACCCGCCTGGCGGCTGACCTCGACACGCCCGTGTCGCTGATGCTGAAGCTGACGGGCGCGCAAAAGGATGCCTTTGTGCTGGAATCCGTGACGGGTGGCGAAGTGCGCGGGCGCTATTCCATCATCGGGATGAAACCGGACCTGATCTGGCGCTGCGATGGCGAGACGTCGCAGATCAACCGGATGGCGCGCTATGACGCGGACGCGTTCGAGCCGCTGGCAGGCAATCCGCTCGATGCCTTGCGCAACCTGATCGAGGAAAGCCGTGTCGCCCTGCCCGATGACATGCCGCAGGCGGCGGCAGGGCTCTTTGGCTATCTGGGCTATGACATGATCCGACTGGTCGAACGGCTGCCGGATGTGAACCCCGATCCGCTTGGCCTGCCCGATGCGCTGATGCTGCGCCCGTCCGTTGTGGCCGTGCTGGATGGGGTCAAGGGTGAAGTCACCGTGGTGTCCCCGGTCTGGGTCAGCGACGGGCAATCGGCCCGCGCGGCGTACGCGCAGGCGGCCGAACGCGTGATGGACGCGGTGCGTGATCTGGAACGCGCCATGCCGGTCGAGACCCGCGATCTGGGCGAAGCGTCCGAGCCGTCCGAGCCGGTGTCGAATTTCACCAAGGACGCCTACAAGGCCGCCGTCGAAAAGGCACGCGACTACATCAAGGCGGGCGATATCTTTCAGGTGGTCCCGGCCCAACGCTGGACGCAGGACTTTCGCGAACCGCCCTTCGCCCTTTATCGTTCGCTGCGGCGCACGAACCCGTCGCCCTTCATGTTCTATTTCAACTTCGGTGGGTTTCAGGTCGTGGGCGCGAGCCCGGAAATTCTTGTGCGCGTTTTCGGGAAAGAAGTCACGATCCGCCCAATCGCAGGCACGCGTCCCCGCGGGGACACACCCGAGCAGGACAATGCGCTCGAAGCCGATCTGCTGGCGGACAAGAAGGAACTGGCCGAGCATCTGATGCTGCTGGATCTGGGCCGCAACGACGTGGGCCGCGTGGCCAGGATCGGCACCGTGCGTCCCACCGAGGAATTCATCGTCGAACGCTACAGCCACGTGATGCATATCGTATCCAACGTCGTAGGAGAGTTGGCCGAGGGCAAGGATGCGCTGGATGCGTTCTTTGCAGGGATGCCCGCAGGCACCGTGTCCGGCGCACCCAAGGTCCGCGCGATGGAGATCATCGACGAGCTGGAGCCGGAAAAGCGCGGGATCTACGGTGGCGGGGTCGGCTATTTCAGCGCGGGTGGCGACATGGACATGTGTATCGCCCTGCGCACCGCGGTGGTGCAGGACCAAAAGCTATACATCCAGGCCGGTGGCGGTGTTGTCTATGACAGCGATCCCGAGGCCGAGTTCATGGAAACCGTGCACAAATCGGGTGCCATTCGGCGCGCAGCCGCAGATGCCGCGCGCTTTGGCGGGGGCAACCGGTGA
- a CDS encoding peptidyl-prolyl cis-trans isomerase, producing the protein MAQSKTSISKIAVWILLGLLFVGLSLGFGLDGLGGTIRTVGKVGDKHIDVQTYANTLQREMQAVGQQTGTPLTFARAQAIGLDRAVLAQLVRARALDHEAGEMGLSVGDETIRDEILNIPAFRGLDGAFDREAYSFALNNQGTSEAEFETTLREEVSRSILQGAIVSGISMPDTYARTLVSFLGETRDFTWVRLGQADLETDLPDPSDEVLRAYYDENIQDYQLPETKRITYAVLLPEMILDSMELDEAMLRAEYDARADQFNRPERRLVERLVYLDNDAAERAAAQLDVNGTTFEALVTERGLELGDVDMGDVTRLELDAAGEAVFNAEVGDVVGPLPSTLGPALFRVNGVLPAQTTSFEAAEPLLRQELAMDAARRQVAVLAEEFDNLLAGGATLEELDAETDMQLDVIDWFPVLGDGIAAYDGFRDAALELTQDDFPEIVQLEDGGIVALRMDDLLPPRPAPFDEAKLNVQGNWEAEQTEARLMEKAEALLPALQEGQSFASQALDSIVETDLDRSAFVQGTPPEFMTTVFEMQPGDVNVIPGYGAVLVVRLDAINPIEDSPEVQAETEALSAEMGQIVAGEIFNIFGEDVVLRAGSQINQQALDAVHVNFP; encoded by the coding sequence CAATACGCTCCAGCGGGAAATGCAGGCGGTGGGCCAGCAGACCGGAACACCACTGACCTTTGCGCGCGCGCAAGCCATCGGTCTGGACCGCGCCGTTCTGGCGCAGCTTGTCCGCGCCCGCGCGTTGGACCACGAAGCTGGTGAAATGGGGCTTAGCGTCGGTGACGAAACGATCCGCGACGAAATCCTGAACATCCCGGCCTTTCGCGGTCTGGATGGCGCGTTCGACCGCGAGGCCTACAGCTTTGCCCTGAACAACCAGGGCACCAGCGAGGCCGAGTTCGAGACGACCTTGCGCGAGGAAGTGTCCCGGTCGATCCTGCAAGGGGCCATCGTGTCCGGCATCAGCATGCCAGACACCTATGCCCGCACGCTGGTAAGCTTTCTGGGCGAAACCCGCGACTTCACCTGGGTGCGTCTGGGGCAGGCTGACCTTGAAACCGACCTGCCCGATCCGTCGGACGAGGTGCTGCGCGCCTATTACGACGAAAACATCCAAGACTACCAATTGCCCGAAACCAAGCGCATCACCTATGCCGTGCTCCTGCCCGAGATGATTCTCGACAGCATGGAACTGGACGAGGCGATGCTGCGCGCCGAATACGATGCCCGCGCCGATCAGTTCAATCGCCCTGAACGGCGTCTGGTCGAACGTCTGGTCTACCTGGATAACGACGCCGCCGAACGCGCCGCGGCGCAGCTGGACGTGAACGGCACCACATTCGAGGCTCTGGTGACCGAGCGCGGTCTTGAACTGGGCGACGTGGACATGGGCGATGTGACCCGCCTTGAGCTTGATGCCGCGGGCGAGGCCGTGTTCAATGCCGAGGTGGGCGATGTCGTGGGGCCCCTGCCCTCGACACTTGGCCCGGCCCTGTTCCGTGTGAACGGCGTGCTTCCAGCCCAGACCACCAGTTTTGAAGCGGCCGAACCGCTGTTGCGCCAGGAACTGGCCATGGATGCCGCGCGCCGCCAGGTGGCCGTGCTGGCCGAAGAATTCGACAATCTGCTCGCTGGCGGTGCCACGCTCGAAGAGCTGGATGCCGAAACGGACATGCAGCTTGATGTCATCGACTGGTTCCCGGTCCTGGGCGACGGAATCGCCGCCTATGACGGGTTCCGCGATGCGGCACTCGAACTGACGCAGGATGATTTCCCCGAAATCGTGCAGCTGGAAGACGGCGGCATCGTCGCGCTGCGCATGGATGACCTGTTGCCACCCCGCCCCGCCCCCTTTGACGAGGCCAAATTGAACGTGCAGGGCAACTGGGAAGCCGAACAGACCGAAGCCCGCCTGATGGAAAAGGCCGAGGCGCTGTTGCCCGCCTTGCAAGAAGGTCAGAGCTTTGCCAGCCAGGCGCTGGATTCCATTGTCGAGACGGACCTGGACCGCAGCGCCTTCGTGCAGGGCACGCCACCGGAATTCATGACCACCGTGTTCGAAATGCAGCCCGGCGACGTCAACGTCATCCCCGGCTACGGCGCCGTCCTGGTCGTGCGTCTGGATGCCATCAATCCGATCGAGGACAGCCCCGAGGTGCAAGCGGAAACCGAAGCGCTCAGCGCCGAGATGGGCCAGATCGTGGCGGGCGAAATCTTCAACATCTTCGGTGAGGATGTCGTGCTGCGTGCAGGGTCACAGATCAACCAGCAAGCGCTGGATGCCGTGCACGTGAACTTCCCGTAA